The Thermosipho japonicus region GCCAACAGACCTAGGCAAAACAATTGATCTATGAAAGTGAAAAAACATAACTGTTAGTAGATAAGCAAAAAGTGTTCCTCTAAAAATAACCAAAAAATCTTTTTGATTAGCATATCTCCAAACTATCTTGTAATTTCCATTTAAAACATAAACAACTGCAGCTATAATAACGTAGAAATAGATAGACTCATTATACTTATCCATTTCAACAAAATCAAATCCAAACCTTATAAACAAAGCTGCTATACCAGCAATAACGGTTGCAAAAACATCTAATACAAATAATAACAACTTTCTTTTCAAAGAAAATCACCTCAAACTATATGTTCAATTTCTCCATTTAAATATCTAATTTTTTCAACAATATTTTCATAACCTCTTAAAACATGAAAATCATTATGAACCTCAGTGGTACCTTCGGCAACAAGACCAGCAATTATTAAAGCAGCAGTTGCCCTCAAATCTGTTCCTTCAACTTTGGTTCCACTTAATTTTTTTACTCCATTGACAATAGCTGTACCATCAACAACTCTTATGTCTGCTCCCATTCTAACAAGTTCATCAATATGGTGAAATCTATTTTTAAAAACATTTTCCACAACCATGCTAACACCATCAGCCAATGAAAGATAAACTAAGATTTGTGGTTGAAGATCGGTAGGAAAACCAGGATAAGGTTGAATATTTATATTTATCCCACTCTTTTTACCTTCTCCATCTACAAAAACTCTGTTTTTTTCAATGATTACATTCGTACCTGTTTCTTTAAGAACTTCCCATAATATTTCCAAATGTTCTGGGATTATTTCCTCTATATAACCCTTTCCCCCAGTTGCAGCTATTGCAATAGCATACGTTCCTGCCTCAATTCTATCTGGCATCACTTTGTATCTTCCACCAATTAATGAATTAACCCCTTTAATTACTATTTTTCTACTTCCCGCTCCTTGAATTTTTGCGCCTAAAGAATTTAAAAAATTTTGAAGATCAACTATCTCTGGCTCCATAGCAGCATTTTCTATAACAGTAATTCCTTCCATTAAAGCTGCAGTTGTCATTAAATGCTCCGTTGCACCAACACTTGGAAATGGAAGATTAATAATTACTTCTTTTTCCTTTTTTCCCCTTTTTATGTATACTTCTCCATGGGCTATCTCAACTTCAAAACCCAATTTTTTAAATCCCATTATATGATAATCAACTGGTCTGACTCCTATAGCACAGCCTCCTGGAAGTGAAACTTTGCTTTCACCAAGAATAACAGCAAGCGGGCCTGCGACATTAAAAGAAGCTCTCATTTTTCTAACTAAATCATATGGAACAACATGATTTTCTACTGTTCCATTTAAAGTAACTTTATTATTTTCAAATATTACTTCTTTTCCAATTTTTCTCAATATTTCTATCATTGTCTGAACATCTAAAAGA contains the following coding sequences:
- the murA gene encoding UDP-N-acetylglucosamine 1-carboxyvinyltransferase translates to MGYFKVKNSILNGNVRISGAKNSALPILAATILSSEKLEIENVPDLLDVQTMIEILRKIGKEVIFENNKVTLNGTVENHVVPYDLVRKMRASFNVAGPLAVILGESKVSLPGGCAIGVRPVDYHIMGFKKLGFEVEIAHGEVYIKRGKKEKEVIINLPFPSVGATEHLMTTAALMEGITVIENAAMEPEIVDLQNFLNSLGAKIQGAGSRKIVIKGVNSLIGGRYKVMPDRIEAGTYAIAIAATGGKGYIEEIIPEHLEILWEVLKETGTNVIIEKNRVFVDGEGKKSGININIQPYPGFPTDLQPQILVYLSLADGVSMVVENVFKNRFHHIDELVRMGADIRVVDGTAIVNGVKKLSGTKVEGTDLRATAALIIAGLVAEGTTEVHNDFHVLRGYENIVEKIRYLNGEIEHIV